A genome region from Candidatus Manganitrophus noduliformans includes the following:
- a CDS encoding fibronectin type III domain-containing protein, with translation MQTSLIKRSALMIIGMILLLNWKTPAMAADAFLSWDANTENDLGGYKVYYGTSSGSYGAPVDVGNQTSFTVNGLSSSQTYYFAVSAYNTSGAESGYSNEVSKSFGDTTAPTLSAIAAGSITSAGATISWSTNEAATSQVEYGVTTSYGSSSALNSTLVTGHSRVLSGLNPSTTYHYRVISRDAAGNTGTSGDRTFTTSAAPDTTAPAISGIGASNITTTAATISWTTNESSDTQIQYGTTTSYGSSTTLNTTLTTNHSQQVTGLLPATLYHYRVRSRDGAGNLATSGDRTFTTAAPPDTTAPTLSNIAASNIASTSAVITWSTNETATSQVEYGTTTSYGSSSALGATPVTSHSRTLSGLSPATTYNYRVISQDGAGNISVSGNRTFTTSATPDTTAPVLSGIAAGNVASTSVVISWSTNEAATAQVEYGPTTAYGSLSTLNTTLLAAHSASLTNLQPATTYNYRVISRDAAGNTATSGNNSFTTAAQSSSDTTGPVLSAIDARDMTTEGVTITWGTDEPATSEVEYGLTVGYGNSSGVNATLSNSHSRTLSGLQPNTVYHYRVKSADALGNLSVSADHSFTTNPLGDTVPPADVEHFTAVPGTQTVTLSWVNPSDSDFVGVRIVYRTDRFPNGIEDGEILGNFSGRINESITVIHAGLQDNVTYYYSASSYDNNGNYQQTAHASATPFGFSTGGSNANDGGSGGGGGCAMISPSSGTASGPGHSADMIGLILVLSLAALRKGIKK, from the coding sequence ATGCAGACCTCATTGATCAAGCGAAGCGCTCTGATGATCATCGGTATGATCCTTCTCCTGAATTGGAAAACCCCCGCGATGGCTGCGGACGCCTTCCTCTCCTGGGACGCCAACACGGAAAACGATCTCGGGGGATATAAAGTTTACTATGGAACCTCCTCCGGCAGCTACGGCGCCCCCGTGGACGTCGGCAATCAAACGTCTTTCACTGTAAACGGTTTAAGCAGCAGTCAGACCTATTATTTTGCCGTCAGCGCATACAACACCTCGGGGGCGGAAAGCGGCTACTCCAATGAAGTCAGCAAGAGCTTCGGCGACACCACCGCGCCGACCCTCTCCGCCATTGCGGCCGGCAGCATCACCAGCGCCGGAGCAACCATCAGCTGGAGCACCAACGAAGCGGCCACCTCCCAGGTGGAGTACGGCGTCACGACCTCATACGGTTCCTCCTCCGCGCTCAATTCGACCCTCGTCACCGGCCATAGCCGCGTGTTAAGCGGCTTGAACCCTTCAACGACTTACCATTATCGGGTCATCAGCAGAGACGCCGCCGGGAACACCGGCACCTCCGGGGACCGCACCTTCACCACCTCCGCCGCGCCCGACACCACCGCGCCGGCGATTTCCGGAATCGGCGCCTCGAATATCACCACCACCGCGGCCACGATCAGCTGGACGACCAATGAGAGTTCCGACACCCAGATTCAATATGGGACAACCACTTCGTACGGAAGCTCCACGACGCTCAATACCACGCTCACTACAAATCATAGCCAACAGGTGACCGGGCTTCTCCCCGCCACGCTTTATCATTATCGCGTCCGCAGCCGGGACGGCGCCGGAAATCTGGCCACCTCGGGAGATCGAACGTTCACCACCGCCGCGCCCCCCGACACCACCGCGCCGACCCTTTCCAATATTGCCGCCAGCAACATCGCATCGACCTCCGCAGTAATCACCTGGAGCACCAATGAAACGGCGACCTCCCAAGTCGAATACGGAACGACGACATCGTACGGCTCTTCCTCCGCATTGGGCGCCACGCCGGTCACCAGTCACAGCCGGACCCTCTCCGGCCTGAGCCCCGCCACCACCTACAACTACCGGGTCATCAGCCAAGATGGGGCCGGAAACATCTCGGTCTCCGGAAATAGAACCTTCACCACCTCCGCCACCCCCGATACAACGGCGCCGGTTCTCTCCGGTATCGCCGCGGGGAACGTTGCTTCCACCTCGGTTGTCATTTCCTGGAGCACCAATGAAGCGGCCACCGCCCAAGTGGAATACGGGCCGACCACGGCGTACGGCTCTCTCAGCACATTGAATACGACCCTTCTGGCCGCCCACAGCGCTTCATTGACGAATCTTCAGCCGGCCACCACCTACAACTACCGGGTCATCAGCCGGGACGCCGCCGGGAATACCGCCACCTCCGGGAACAATTCGTTTACAACAGCCGCCCAATCTTCTTCCGATACGACCGGACCGGTTCTGTCGGCGATCGATGCGCGGGACATGACCACGGAGGGTGTGACGATCACCTGGGGAACGGATGAGCCGGCGACGAGTGAGGTGGAGTATGGTCTTACCGTCGGATACGGGAACAGCAGCGGGGTCAACGCCACCCTGTCGAACAGCCACAGCCGGACCCTCTCCGGGCTCCAACCGAACACGGTCTACCATTATCGGGTCAAAAGCGCCGACGCCTTGGGCAATCTCTCCGTGTCGGCCGACCACAGCTTCACCACGAACCCCCTCGGCGATACGGTCCCTCCGGCGGACGTCGAACACTTCACCGCCGTTCCGGGGACTCAAACGGTCACATTAAGCTGGGTCAATCCGTCCGATTCCGACTTCGTCGGGGTCCGCATCGTCTACCGGACCGATCGATTCCCGAACGGCATTGAAGACGGTGAGATCCTCGGAAACTTTTCCGGGCGAATCAATGAAAGCATCACCGTCATCCATGCAGGGCTACAGGATAACGTGACCTACTACTATTCGGCCTCATCATACGATAACAACGGGAACTATCAACAGACCGCGCATGCTTCTGCAACCCCCTTCGGTTTTTCGACCGGCGGCTCGAATGCAAACGACGGCGGCTCGGGGGGCGGGGGCGGCTGCGCGATGATTTCGCCGAGCTCTGGAACCGCGTCGGGACCGGGCCATTCGGCCGACATGATCGGGCTGATTCTGGTCCTCTCGCTTGCGGCGCTTCGGAAGGGAATCAAGAAATGA
- a CDS encoding choice-of-anchor N protein: MNFSDRFQPAKKRFPLVSLYLFVCAILLIWDKPALALPTLQLDIGGGTYDLTTETIVSSGDSFTLYALLKPNLKNTLSDTYYISAALSPMVSDGTDLGSFQFNGSTIDVTGDMVYGVPPLEQILELQGWDSGDLPKHGIYPTYFAEFEFQFSSANRATGYNTQDDAGQGPIDDPSGALYYAAFVVDLSDLSPGYSIHFDLYNTKLKNGGDIDVTQFAPFSHDAEARRTEQVPGPSTLLLLGSGLIGLGLWKRNMRGTGK; encoded by the coding sequence ATGAATTTCTCCGATCGGTTTCAACCGGCTAAAAAAAGATTTCCATTAGTTTCTCTTTACCTCTTTGTTTGCGCTATTCTCCTGATCTGGGACAAACCCGCATTGGCGCTCCCAACCCTTCAACTGGATATCGGGGGGGGCACTTATGATCTCACGACGGAGACAATCGTCTCTTCCGGAGATTCTTTTACGCTTTATGCGTTGCTAAAGCCTAATTTGAAGAATACATTGAGCGATACCTACTACATTTCGGCTGCCCTGAGCCCAATGGTCAGCGACGGTACCGATCTGGGATCGTTTCAATTCAACGGCAGTACGATCGATGTCACCGGTGATATGGTCTATGGCGTCCCGCCGTTGGAACAAATACTTGAGCTGCAGGGGTGGGACTCGGGAGATTTGCCGAAGCATGGGATCTATCCGACCTATTTTGCCGAGTTTGAATTTCAATTCTCCAGCGCCAACCGGGCGACGGGGTATAATACTCAAGACGATGCAGGACAGGGCCCCATCGACGATCCGTCCGGGGCGCTCTATTACGCCGCGTTTGTCGTCGACCTATCGGATCTCTCTCCCGGTTATTCCATTCACTTCGACCTTTACAATACGAAATTGAAGAATGGTGGCGATATTGACGTTACGCAATTTGCCCCTTTCTCTCATGATGCGGAAGCAAGGCGAACCGAACAGGTTCCGGGGCCTTCCACCCTCCTCCTTCTCGGTTCCGGTCTGATCGGACTGGGGCTTTGGAAGAGGAATATGCGGGGAACCGGAAAATAG
- the prsR gene encoding PEP-CTERM-box response regulator transcription factor gives MAQNTKYKILIVDDDETIRQQMKWALADEYEIFLAENRRGAIDLFRRELPPVATLDLGLAPHPREATEGLLALSEMLEIDPRVKIIIVSGNSDRANALKAIEQGAYDFFTKPIDLDEIRVTLRRAIHLFQLEEENRQLKKRPTQEGGMIGASRVMEGLYATIRKVSTTDIPVLITGESGTGKELVAQSIHQHSARKAGPFIAINCGAIPENLLESELFGHEKGAFTGAHAQRKGRIEYAAGGTLFLDEIGELGLGLQVKLLRFLQEKTIERVGGRESLHIDARVIAATNRDLKERMASGVFREDLFYRLGVVSISVPPLRERNGDLLVLTRVFIARFSEETGKKVKGLTPAAVEALTAHSWPGNVRELENKVRRGVVMTDGVHLTPEDLELAVPGEPVPLPRLKAAREKLERELVELALARFGGNVTQAASALGISRQALHDILTKRQIERSSN, from the coding sequence ATGGCACAGAACACAAAGTATAAAATTCTCATCGTCGATGATGATGAGACGATCCGCCAACAGATGAAATGGGCCCTGGCCGACGAGTACGAGATCTTCTTGGCCGAAAACCGAAGGGGCGCGATCGATCTTTTCCGGCGGGAGCTCCCTCCGGTGGCGACCCTCGACCTCGGCCTGGCGCCTCATCCCCGGGAAGCGACGGAGGGGCTGCTGGCCCTCTCCGAAATGCTGGAGATCGACCCGCGGGTCAAAATTATCATTGTCAGCGGCAACTCCGACCGGGCGAATGCCCTCAAGGCGATCGAGCAAGGGGCCTATGATTTCTTCACCAAGCCGATCGATCTCGACGAGATCCGGGTGACCCTCCGGCGGGCGATTCACCTCTTTCAGTTGGAGGAGGAGAATCGTCAATTAAAGAAACGCCCGACACAAGAGGGAGGGATGATCGGCGCCAGCCGGGTGATGGAAGGGCTCTACGCGACGATCCGCAAAGTTTCAACGACCGATATCCCTGTTCTGATTACCGGCGAGAGCGGCACCGGGAAAGAGCTGGTCGCCCAATCGATCCATCAGCATAGCGCCCGGAAGGCCGGTCCTTTTATCGCGATCAATTGCGGCGCCATTCCGGAGAACCTCTTGGAAAGCGAGCTCTTCGGTCATGAGAAGGGGGCGTTCACGGGGGCGCACGCGCAGCGGAAAGGCCGGATCGAATATGCGGCGGGGGGGACCCTTTTTCTGGACGAAATCGGAGAGCTTGGATTGGGCCTTCAGGTGAAGCTGCTCCGTTTTCTTCAAGAGAAGACGATTGAGCGGGTTGGCGGAAGGGAGAGTCTTCATATCGACGCGAGGGTGATTGCCGCCACGAATCGCGATCTGAAGGAGAGGATGGCGAGCGGGGTTTTCCGAGAAGACCTTTTTTATCGGTTGGGGGTTGTTTCTATTTCAGTTCCCCCGTTACGTGAGCGAAACGGGGATCTTCTCGTTTTAACCCGCGTCTTCATCGCCCGTTTTTCGGAAGAAACGGGGAAGAAGGTCAAGGGGTTAACCCCTGCGGCCGTTGAGGCGCTCACGGCCCATTCCTGGCCCGGCAATGTCCGTGAGTTGGAAAACAAGGTCAGAAGGGGGGTCGTGATGACCGACGGGGTTCATTTGACCCCGGAAGACCTGGAATTGGCCGTACCGGGCGAGCCGGTTCCCCTGCCAAGATTAAAAGCTGCGAGAGAGAAGCTGGAACGTGAGCTGGTGGAGCTGGCGCTGGCGCGGTTCGGCGGAAACGTCACCCAGGCGGCATCCGCCCTCGGTATCTCACGGCAGGCGCTGCACGATATCCTGACGAAGCGCCAGATCGAGCGTTCCTCGAATTAG
- the prsK gene encoding XrtA/PEP-CTERM system histidine kinase PrsK, with protein sequence MTFPSFIPFLNALLCAGLALFIFLEDKRSFVHRVFSFGMIALALKELFVGMAMGTPLPSERVDWGAWGLTAASMLPGSWFLFSLSFGRSNYKELVAKWKWFILLSLTLPFSMTLFFRESLLVSAFPEEGGSPVLRLGWSGYTFYLFYLLASVVILMNLEGTLRASTGNKRWQVKFMLLGIGGLFAVQIYTASHTLLFSLINSGMESINSFAILVANILIVLSLLRNRFLNVDIYFSRTLLYNSITIVVVGAYLLTVGILAKAIAYFGGNQAIPLGTFFVFVSLLGLTAILLSDQLRQELKRFISRNFYQPRYDYRKEWTAFTQQTTSLMNVNDLCSAVSKMVSETFGAPSVTIWLVDESPNAIYFGGSTVFSDIQILDVKNKSKIWDELLSFMNRHPAPLDVDSPKNEKIREMKEAHADYFEKTRISFCVPLISSRSLLGVMTLSRRLTKEPFSLEDADLLKTIADQAAGSLLNVKLTERLLKAKEMEAFQSLSAFFIHDLKNLASMLSLTMRNLPAHFDNPEFRSDALRVISQSVSKMNDMCSRLSLLTKKMELQCVEVDLNELVASTLGGMNGSVKSTVEKNLQTLPKCMIDPDQVQKVIVNLILNANEAVDQRGVIRIETDRTEECVVFSVSDNGCGISKQFIERSLFQPFQTTKSQGLGIGLFHTKKIVEAHHGKIEVESEEGVGTTFRVILPIHSVNGTEHKV encoded by the coding sequence ATGACATTTCCTTCCTTTATCCCATTCTTGAATGCCCTTCTTTGCGCAGGATTGGCGCTGTTCATCTTCCTTGAAGACAAGCGGTCCTTTGTCCACCGGGTATTTTCTTTCGGGATGATCGCCCTGGCCCTTAAAGAGCTTTTCGTCGGAATGGCGATGGGAACCCCCCTTCCCTCGGAAAGGGTCGATTGGGGGGCCTGGGGGCTGACAGCGGCCAGTATGCTTCCCGGAAGCTGGTTTTTGTTCAGCCTCAGTTTCGGTCGTTCGAATTACAAGGAGCTGGTGGCGAAATGGAAGTGGTTTATCCTCCTGTCGCTGACCCTCCCTTTTTCGATGACACTCTTCTTTAGGGAGTCTCTCTTGGTGTCCGCTTTTCCGGAAGAAGGGGGATCTCCCGTTCTCCGTCTTGGATGGTCCGGTTATACCTTTTACCTTTTCTATCTTTTGGCTTCCGTGGTGATACTGATGAATCTGGAGGGAACCCTCCGGGCTTCCACGGGGAATAAGCGGTGGCAAGTCAAATTTATGCTCCTCGGGATCGGGGGGCTGTTTGCCGTTCAAATTTATACCGCCAGTCATACCCTTCTCTTTTCATTGATTAATTCGGGGATGGAATCGATCAATTCTTTTGCGATTCTGGTGGCGAATATCCTGATTGTCCTCTCCCTCCTGCGTAATCGCTTCCTCAATGTCGATATTTATTTCTCACGCACATTGCTTTACAACTCGATTACGATCGTGGTCGTCGGGGCCTATCTTCTGACGGTCGGTATCCTTGCGAAGGCGATCGCTTATTTTGGGGGCAACCAGGCCATTCCCCTCGGCACTTTTTTCGTTTTTGTTTCGCTCCTGGGCCTTACGGCGATCCTTCTTTCCGATCAGTTGCGCCAGGAGCTAAAGCGTTTTATCAGCCGGAACTTTTATCAGCCGCGTTACGACTATCGCAAGGAGTGGACGGCATTTACCCAACAGACCACTTCATTGATGAACGTCAACGATCTCTGCTCCGCAGTATCAAAAATGGTTTCAGAGACGTTTGGAGCCCCTTCTGTAACGATTTGGCTGGTTGATGAGAGTCCCAATGCCATTTATTTCGGCGGATCGACCGTATTTTCCGATATTCAAATCCTGGATGTGAAGAACAAGAGTAAAATATGGGATGAGCTCCTTTCATTTATGAATCGTCATCCGGCGCCGCTCGATGTGGACTCGCCCAAAAACGAAAAGATAAGAGAAATGAAGGAAGCTCACGCCGATTATTTTGAAAAGACCAGAATAAGTTTTTGCGTCCCGCTCATTTCCAGCCGGAGCCTGCTGGGGGTGATGACGTTGAGCCGCCGTCTAACCAAGGAGCCGTTCTCGTTGGAGGACGCCGATTTGTTGAAAACCATCGCGGATCAAGCGGCGGGGAGTCTCCTCAACGTGAAGCTGACGGAGCGTCTTTTGAAGGCGAAAGAGATGGAGGCGTTCCAGAGCCTCTCCGCCTTTTTCATCCATGACTTGAAAAATTTGGCATCGATGCTTTCTCTCACGATGCGGAATCTGCCGGCCCATTTTGATAATCCCGAATTTAGGAGTGATGCGCTGCGGGTGATCTCCCAGAGCGTCTCCAAAATGAACGACATGTGCAGCCGCCTCTCCCTTTTGACGAAAAAAATGGAGCTGCAGTGTGTTGAAGTCGATCTGAATGAATTGGTCGCCTCCACCCTGGGAGGAATGAATGGATCGGTCAAATCGACGGTGGAGAAAAACCTTCAGACGTTGCCGAAGTGCATGATCGATCCCGACCAGGTCCAGAAGGTCATCGTGAATCTTATCCTCAATGCAAACGAAGCGGTCGACCAAAGGGGGGTCATCCGGATCGAGACCGACCGGACGGAAGAGTGCGTCGTTTTCTCCGTCAGCGACAACGGTTGCGGCATCTCGAAACAATTTATCGAGCGCTCTCTTTTCCAGCCGTTTCAAACCACAAAGAGTCAGGGGCTTGGGATCGGTCTGTTTCATACGAAGAAAATTGTGGAAGCGCATCACGGTAAAATCGAAGTCGAAAGCGAGGAGGGGGTCGGGACCACTTTTCGGGTGATCCTGCCGATCCATAGCGTCAATGGCACAGAACACAAAGTATAA
- a CDS encoding PEP-CTERM sorting domain-containing protein: protein MKKAAVIAALFTLFVGFSSIPAMAVPIVFNLGFGGTVSYGGGDSAFTTTNGAVTQVGNGSTNLSIAGGDLDFATGNYIGGGATTSGFENNYAAGGSVTIHGDIGSGSVLLMQGNFADTSTFTCCSGTSPVYASSFDGLLDISYVDADLAAALGFNPPASGGSIAQVEIFFGTSPTATGVAFSGTQGGGALSVSEVPEPGSLLLLGSGLAGFAIWGRKKLAIKR from the coding sequence ATGAAGAAAGCGGCCGTGATCGCGGCTTTGTTCACCCTCTTCGTCGGGTTTTCCAGCATCCCCGCGATGGCCGTTCCAATCGTCTTCAACTTAGGCTTTGGCGGGACGGTCTCTTACGGGGGGGGAGATAGCGCGTTTACGACGACAAATGGAGCGGTAACCCAGGTCGGGAATGGATCGACCAACCTCTCCATCGCGGGCGGGGACCTCGACTTTGCCACCGGCAATTACATCGGCGGCGGAGCGACGACGAGCGGGTTTGAAAATAACTATGCGGCAGGAGGGTCTGTGACCATCCATGGAGATATCGGTTCCGGCTCGGTTCTCCTGATGCAAGGGAATTTCGCCGATACCTCGACATTTACCTGTTGCTCCGGTACTTCACCGGTGTATGCCTCCTCGTTCGACGGCCTCCTCGACATCTCTTATGTTGACGCCGATCTGGCCGCGGCGCTCGGTTTCAATCCCCCCGCCTCCGGCGGGTCGATTGCTCAGGTAGAGATCTTCTTCGGGACCTCTCCCACGGCCACCGGGGTTGCTTTCTCCGGAACACAGGGGGGAGGAGCGCTCAGCGTTTCGGAAGTGCCGGAACCGGGCAGTCTCTTGCTTCTCGGATCCGGTTTGGCCGGTTTCGCAATCTGGGGCCGTAAGAAGCTGGCGATCAAGCGATAA
- a CDS encoding class I SAM-dependent methyltransferase: protein MDAEDRYKHEREYWDRRAEVILRDPAYSYRHPHLPTLEDLGRSIPYLVPVIDFWGPVRGKRVLDLACGDGWISLSLAKSGAMAYGCDISPNLIEIAMRYASENNLSDLTDFRTMASEEITYQDEFFDFVIMHAALHHCDLDKTTNQVRRVLKPRGKAVFIEDYAYHPLMRLYRRMTPGQHTETEEALDDENLAQIVSRFSSHHFEHYGIFNLFETSASRFATKFRPVLRKIDSVLMKGFPRIRRYAKLVQIFVVK from the coding sequence ATGGATGCTGAGGATCGATATAAGCATGAAAGAGAATATTGGGATCGACGGGCTGAAGTCATCTTGAGGGATCCTGCTTACAGTTATCGACATCCCCACCTGCCCACTTTAGAAGATCTCGGTCGGTCGATCCCTTATCTTGTCCCGGTCATCGATTTCTGGGGGCCGGTGAGAGGCAAGCGGGTCTTAGATTTGGCGTGTGGGGATGGGTGGATATCTCTCAGTCTAGCTAAGAGTGGGGCGATGGCATACGGCTGCGATATATCGCCGAATCTGATCGAAATAGCCATGCGGTATGCCAGTGAAAATAACCTGTCCGACTTAACCGATTTTCGTACCATGGCCTCTGAAGAGATTACTTATCAAGATGAATTCTTCGATTTTGTTATTATGCATGCGGCGCTGCATCATTGCGACCTCGACAAAACGACCAATCAGGTGCGTCGCGTCTTGAAACCGAGAGGGAAAGCGGTTTTCATTGAAGATTATGCCTATCATCCCCTTATGCGCCTGTATCGGCGGATGACGCCGGGTCAGCATACGGAGACAGAGGAGGCGTTAGACGATGAGAATTTGGCGCAGATCGTCTCCAGGTTCTCAAGTCATCACTTCGAGCATTATGGGATATTCAACTTGTTCGAAACCTCCGCCAGCCGGTTTGCGACGAAGTTCAGGCCGGTTCTTAGGAAGATCGATTCTGTTTTGATGAAGGGCTTTCCTCGCATCCGGCGATATGCCAAACTCGTTCAGATCTTTGTAGTCAAGTAA
- a CDS encoding PEP-CTERM sorting domain-containing protein, which yields MMNLRRKLRTAILSVFLFSSLTLLFNSPALAVPIVFNLGYGGTVSYAGGNSAFMTTNGAVTSVGNGSTTLSIVGGDLDFATGNFIGGGATATGFENVYAAGGSVTIYGDVGSGSVLLMQADFADTATFACCSGSSPVLVSSFSGLLDIAYVDPTLAAALNFNNPPVGGSIAQVEIFFGASPTTSGTAFSGIQGGGAVAVTDTAAVPEPTTLLLLGSGMIAIGIWSRRLKGNPVQTKTK from the coding sequence ATGATGAATCTGCGGCGAAAACTTCGAACGGCAATCTTGAGTGTGTTCTTGTTCTCTTCGCTCACATTGCTTTTCAACTCCCCTGCGTTGGCGGTTCCGATTGTCTTTAACTTAGGATACGGCGGAACGGTCTCTTATGCGGGTGGGAACAGTGCATTTATGACAACGAACGGGGCGGTGACCTCGGTCGGAAACGGCTCGACGACCCTCTCTATTGTGGGCGGGGATCTTGACTTTGCCACGGGAAACTTCATCGGCGGCGGAGCGACGGCGACCGGCTTTGAAAACGTCTATGCAGCGGGCGGATCGGTGACGATCTACGGAGATGTCGGGTCGGGCTCGGTTCTCCTCATGCAGGCGGACTTTGCCGATACCGCGACCTTCGCCTGCTGTTCGGGGAGTTCTCCTGTCCTCGTTTCCTCCTTCAGCGGTCTTCTCGATATCGCTTATGTCGATCCGACGCTGGCTGCGGCGCTGAACTTCAACAATCCCCCGGTCGGCGGATCGATTGCCCAGGTCGAAATCTTCTTCGGCGCTTCGCCGACGACCTCCGGCACCGCCTTCTCAGGAATTCAGGGCGGCGGCGCCGTGGCGGTGACAGATACGGCGGCGGTTCCCGAACCGACGACCCTTTTGCTCCTCGGCTCGGGTATGATCGCAATCGGGATCTGGAGCCGCAGGCTCAAGGGAAATCCGGTCCAGACGAAGACAAAGTAA
- a CDS encoding class I SAM-dependent rRNA methyltransferase, protein MESFRLNKTIATRVVQGHPWIYRNELPKLPLDFPPGELVELADPKGRFIAIGYCNPKSVISVRILSREREKIDGDFFLRKIAGADAYRKRFYAGEESYRVVYSEADLLPGLIVDRYGSYIVIQVLTAGMERHTESILAAIESLFSPQAIVARNDIPSRALEGFPVERKVLSGKLEPPVVILKNGLAFEIDLLEGQKTGFFLDQSENYLQLEGLVAGGEVLDTFCYTGGWSVHAARFGAKAVIGIDASEGALDLARRNAARNGFESRCRFEAGNVFDLLKAQEGEGREYDCIILDPPSFVKRRKEIENAVRGYKEINLRAMKLLRPGGFLLTCSCSYHLSEGRFREILLDAARDVGRTLRLVTLRSQAKDHPVLLSLPETEYLKCIVLQVLSP, encoded by the coding sequence ATGGAATCATTTCGCTTAAATAAAACAATCGCCACCCGCGTCGTACAGGGGCATCCCTGGATCTATCGGAACGAATTGCCGAAGCTCCCGCTCGATTTCCCGCCTGGAGAGCTGGTGGAACTCGCCGATCCAAAGGGGAGATTTATCGCGATCGGGTATTGTAATCCGAAATCGGTGATTTCGGTCCGTATCCTCTCCCGGGAACGGGAGAAAATCGACGGCGACTTTTTCCTAAGAAAGATCGCGGGCGCCGACGCTTACCGAAAACGGTTTTATGCCGGGGAAGAGAGTTATCGGGTCGTTTACAGCGAGGCGGACCTCCTCCCCGGGCTGATTGTCGACCGATATGGATCGTATATCGTCATTCAGGTCTTGACCGCCGGGATGGAGCGGCATACCGAATCGATCCTTGCTGCGATCGAGTCGCTTTTCTCGCCTCAGGCGATCGTCGCCCGCAACGATATTCCATCTCGCGCCCTGGAGGGGTTTCCTGTCGAGCGGAAGGTCCTTTCCGGGAAACTGGAGCCGCCCGTTGTTATCTTGAAGAACGGCCTTGCCTTTGAGATCGATCTATTGGAAGGTCAAAAGACCGGATTCTTTTTGGATCAATCCGAAAATTACCTTCAGTTGGAGGGGCTCGTTGCCGGGGGAGAAGTGCTCGATACCTTCTGTTACACCGGGGGGTGGTCGGTGCATGCGGCCCGATTCGGCGCCAAAGCGGTGATCGGGATCGATGCTTCGGAGGGGGCTCTCGATCTCGCGCGCCGGAACGCGGCGCGCAACGGCTTCGAGTCGCGATGCCGATTCGAGGCGGGGAATGTCTTTGATCTTTTAAAGGCGCAGGAGGGGGAGGGGAGAGAGTATGATTGCATCATCCTCGATCCCCCTTCTTTCGTGAAGCGCCGGAAAGAGATTGAGAACGCGGTCCGCGGTTACAAGGAAATCAATCTTCGTGCGATGAAACTTCTCCGTCCGGGCGGGTTTCTGTTGACCTGTTCCTGCTCGTATCACCTTTCGGAGGGGCGGTTTCGGGAGATCCTCCTCGATGCGGCGCGAGACGTCGGAAGAACCCTCCGATTGGTGACGCTCCGTTCCCAGGCAAAGGATCATCCGGTGTTGTTGTCCCTTCCCGAAACCGAATATCTCAAGTGCATCGTCCTGCAGGTGCTTTCCCCGTAG